In Chaetodon trifascialis isolate fChaTrf1 chromosome 23, fChaTrf1.hap1, whole genome shotgun sequence, the following proteins share a genomic window:
- the LOC139351364 gene encoding E3 ubiquitin-protein ligase TRIM39-like, which translates to MQSNMSSPGGRVLSEEQFSCSICLEVFVEPVSTPCGHSFCKACLQGYWNHSKKFVCPMCKKSYSKKPEMSVNRVLAEISTQFQGLVLAGGAEGASRGSTLNLSSDAAHPGSQGPDTGEFARPGEVPCDACIGRKLKALKSCVNCPGSFCETHLRHHKKVKSLISHRLIEPTFHLEDKICKKHERLLDVYCRTDHVCICAACAEATHKSHDTVSIDHEWKKKMSNLGKKRSELKHLIKERAKKLEEIKQSIKVIKASAQKELEDSWQVYAELQRMVEQSQAELVEVIATRQREAERHAQELARGLENELSQLRRRSNELEAYAHTQDRVVFLQNLTTLPPAPEPADWSAVSISTDIYLGTIRSSVSSLIDKFQEELKRLYGKELRKVQNYSSEVILDPATAQRNLVVSEDGRQVKYEERKASHTEGPKRFSPALFVLGREGLSSGRHYWEVDVGRKTAWTLGVASTSARRKGEIKLSPEGGYWCLWLKNGEVKVLASSRLPLMLQSQPSKVGIFLDYEGGQISFYDAKARLHLYTFVDTFNESLYPIFSPCLVQDGKNSSPLIITPVKHT; encoded by the exons ATGCAGA GCAACATGAGCTCTCCGGGAGGCCGAGTCCTCTCTGAAGAGCAGTTCAGCTGCTCCATCTGTCTGGAGGTGTTCGTGGAGCCTGTCTCCACCCCCTGCGGCCACAGCTTCTGCAAGGCCTGCCTGCAGGGCTACTGGAACCACAGCAAGAAGTTCGTCTGCCCCATGTGCAAGAAGAGCTACTCTAAAAAACCCGAGATGAGCGTCAACAGGGTCCTGGCGGAAATCTCCACCCAGTTCCAGGGCCTGGTGCTGGCCGGAGGGGCTGAGGGGGCCTCACGGGGATCCACGCTGAATCTGAGCTCAGATGCAGCCCACCCGGGCTCTCAGGGGCCCGACACCGGGGAGTTCGCCCGGCCTGGGGAGGTTCCCTGTGATGCCTGCATTGGGAGGAAGTTAAAGGCACTCAAGTCTTGTGTGAACTGTCCGGGATCATTCTGTGAGACCCACCTCAGACACCATAAAAAG GTGAAGTCTCTGATATCTCATCGCCTGATCGAACCCACTTTCCACCTGGAGGACAAGATCTGTAAGAAGCACGAACGTCTCCTGGACGTCTACTGCCGCACGGACCACGTCTGCATCTGCGCTGCCTGCGCCGAGGCCACGCACAAGTCCCACGACACCGTCTCCATCGACCACgagtggaagaagaagatg AGCAATCTGGGTAAGAAGAGGTCAGAGCTCAAACACCTGATCAAGGAGAGAGCCAAGAAACTGGAGGAGATCAAACAATCCATCAAGGTCATCAAG GCCAGCGCtcagaaggagctggaggacagctGGCAGGTTTACGCTGAGCTGCAGCGCATGGTGGAGCAGAGCCAGGCGGAGCTGGTGGAGGTGATCGCCACGAGGCAGCGCGAGGCCGAGCGTCACGCGCAGGAGCTGGCCCGAGGTCTGGAGAACGAACTCAgccagctgaggaggaggagcaacgAGCTGGAGGCCTACGCCCACACCCAGGACAGAGTGGTCTTCCTGCAG AATCTGACGACGCTGCCGCCCGCACCCGAGCCCGCTGATTGGTCGGCGGTCAGCATCAGCACCGACATCTACCTGGGAACCATCCGCTCCTCCGTCAGCAGCCTCATCGACAAGTTCCAGGAGGAGCTTAAAAGGCTGTACGGCAAAG agctCCGGAAGGTTCAGAACTATTCAA GTGAGGTGATTCTGGACCCTGCCACGGCCCAGAGGAACCTGGTGGTGTCCGAGGATGGCCGCCAGGTGAAATATGAAGAGCGTAAGGCCTCCCACACAGAGGGTCCGAAGCGCTTCAGCCCAGCCCTCTTCGTCCTGGGCCGCGAGGGTCTCAGCTCTGGGCGGCACTACTGGGAGGTAGACGTGGGGCGCAAGACGGCCTGGACGCTCGGCGTGGCCAGTACCTCAGCCCGCCGCAAGGGTGAGATCAAGCTGAGTCCTGAGGGGGGGTACTGGTGCCTGTGGCTGAAGAACGGGGAGGTGAAGGTTTTGGCTTCATCCCGCCTGCCTCTAATGCTGCAGTCCCAACCCAGCAAAGTGGGAATCTTCCTGGATTATGAAGGAGGACAGATTTCTTTCTATGACGCGAAGGCACGCCTGCATCTCTACACCTTCGTCGATACCTTCAACGAGAGTCTGTACCCGATCTTCAGCCCCTGCCTCGTCCAAGACGGGAAGAACTCATCTCCTCTCATTATAACCCCTGTTAAACACACCTGA
- the LOC139351367 gene encoding E3 ubiquitin-protein ligase TRIM39-like: MADALDEQRLHCSVCLELYTDPVSTPCGHNFCKLCIENYWDSAEVYCCPLCNETFYQRPDLRINVSFRDVVNHVRNTKSINEACQAKASDVPCDVCTGVRLKAVKSCLVCMASYCERHLQHHKTAAALSRHKLIEPVESLEERICKKHEKILELFCKTEEKFICQICAETDHSRHKVVTVEVASQQKMIQVKRREREVRLMIQDRQNRMEEIHRARKQTKKNERNAVDESIQVFVSIIELMRKTHQELMEEIKARSDDEQKRFEELIEELKQEIDDLERKNVELQQLSLIKDHITLLQAIDRANVLPSTLDWPSIPVNEVDFLGYVRTSLVKAKEFINLEIRHQAANDLKKAQKFAEDIAIDPDTAGPWLTVSADGKEVRQSPKKQKVPTSPTRFTENTFAVATRGLTTGRHYWEVGVKDKSNWLLGVASGTLKRKEQITPSPENGLWTVGHRDGGQYFACTRNPFPFMLSPPPQRVGVFVDYEERQVLFINVEAKTHIFTFTECNFTDQVYPIFDPCLATEKKEVAPLKIMIPEIRQGKLV; this comes from the exons ATGGCAGACGCACTGGATGAGCAACGCCTtcattgctctgtgtgtttggagcTTTACACCGATCCGGTCTCGACCCCGTGTGGACACAACTTCTGCAAGCTCTGCATTGAAAATTACTGGGACAGCGCAGAGGTGTACTGCTGTCCCCTGTGCAATGAGACGTTCTACCAGAGACCTGATCTCCGGATCAACGTCTCCTTCCGAGATGTTGTCAATCAcgtcagaaacacaaagagcatcAATGAAGCCTGCCAGGCCAAAGCCAGCGATGTGCCGTGTGACGTCTGCACAGGCGTGAGGCTGAAGGCCGTCAAGTCCTGCCTGGTGTGCATGGCGTCTTACTGCGAGAgacacctgcagcatcacaagACAGCGGCGGCCCTGAGCAGACATAAGCTGATCGAACCGGTCGAGAGCCTGGAGGAAAGGATATGCAAGAAGCACGAGAAGATCCTGGAGCTGTTCTGTAAGACGGAGGAAAAGTTCATCTGTCAGATTTGTGCAGAGACAGACCACAGCCGGCACAAAGTGGTGACGGTAGAGGTCGCATCACAGCAAAAAATG ATTCAGGTAAagaggcgagagagagaagTGCGTCTGATGATTCAGGATCGGCAAAACAGGATGGAAGAAATCCACCGCGCCCGCAAACAAACCAAG AAGAATGAACGGAACGCAGTGGACGAAAGCATCCAGGTGTTTGTGTCTATTATAGAGTTAATGAGGAAGACCCACCAAGAGCTTATGGAGGAGATTAAGGCGAGAAGTGACGACGAACAGAAGAGGTTTGAAGAGCTCATCGAGGAGCTGAAGCAGGAAATTGATGACTTGGAGAGGAAGAATGTTGAACTCCAGCAGCTCTCACTTATCAAAGACCACATCACACTCCTGCAG GCGATCGACCGAGCCAATGTGCTACCATCGACTCTGGACTGGCCGAGCATCCCTGTTAATGAAGTGGATTTCCTGGGTTACGTGCGGACATCTTTGGTCAAAGCAAAAGAGTTCATCAACCTGGAAATTAGACACCAGGCAGCCAACG ACCTAAAGAAAGCGCAGAAATTTGCAG AGGACATCGCCATTGACCCCGACACTGCGGGGCCCTGGCTCACTGTCTCTGCAGATGGAAAAGAGGTCAGACAGTCTCCAAAGAAGCAGAAAGTGCCAACCAGCCCAACGAGGTTCACCGAAAACACTTTCGCTGTTGCTACACGGGGTCTGACCACAGGCAGGCACTACTGGGAGGTCGGCGTGAAGGACAAATCCAACTGGCTGCTGGGAGTAGCATCCGGCACTTtgaagaggaaggagcagaTAACCCCCTCCCCGGAGAACGGCCTGTGGACTGTAGGTCACAGGGATGGAGGGCAGTACTTCGCATGCACGCGAAATCCATTCCCTTTCAtgctgtctcctcctccccagAGGGTGGGGGTGTTTGTGGATTACGAGGAGAGGCAGGTATTGTTCATCAATGTGGAGGCCAAGACTCACATCTTCACCTTCACAGAGTGCAACTTCACAGACCAGGTCTACCCCATATTTGATCCGTGTTTGGCGACAGAAAAGAAGGAGGTAGCTCCTCTGAAAATTATGATCCCGGAGATCAGACAAGGAAAACTGGTCTAG